A single region of the Sphaeramia orbicularis chromosome 6, fSphaOr1.1, whole genome shotgun sequence genome encodes:
- the LOC115420670 gene encoding sodium/potassium/calcium exchanger 2-like: MKLRRVLFLLFVVFSCSSWQMPQTGEGLTEEELFTESIDQTTPQRSMVQLLHATSDVKVSSPTEPPSPPATTVVHYISEPNDLPQERSTSAPGSPGEVSHTRDKYPKDLFSVDDCRRGWVILHIIGVVYMIISLVVVCDQFFVPALRVITDKLEISNNVAGATVMAAGASAPRFFALCIGVLLIHIPVGVGAIVGPAVYNILFVIGMCALFSQGVLHLTCWPVFRDISFYIFDFILLIIFFLDDVIMWWESMILVASYTLYMIFMKFDVQIEQAFKSQLHKHRNVVKVISVEEPEKDDLPAGEDGSGDAQDNKEDSKKDLDDSNQIEGNNESSEDREDAPLSLKWPDTPCRRAWYLLLLPIVVPLHLTLPDVRKQKSRKFFMITFLGSILWIAVYSYFIIWWSHQVGETFSIPDGLMTIVVAVISSPVLITGIIVARKGLGDMAVSSSVGCNIFDITVGLPVPWLLYSAIHGLASVVVSSNGLICATVLLFLPLFFVIISTASCKWKINKVLAFTMLLLYFIFLVLSVMLKNRIIVCPVSI, encoded by the exons ATGAAGCTGCGTCGggttcttttccttctctttgttGTGTTCTCATGTTCCTCTTGGCAAATGCCTCAGACTGGAGAGGGTTTGACAGAAGAGGAACTCTTCACTGAGTCCATAGATCAAACAACACCACAAAGAAGCATGGTGCAACTTCTGCATGCAACTTCAGATGTTAAAGTCTCTTCTCCCACTGAACCTCCATCTCCACCAGCCACAACCGTTGTGCATTATATCTCTGAACCCAATGATCTTCCACAGGAGAGGTCCACATCAGCTCCAGGTTCTCCTGGTGAAGTGTCACATACGAGGGATAAATATCCTAAAGATCTGTTTTCAGTTGATGATTGCAGAAGAGGCTGGGTCATCCTCCACATTATCGGCGTGGTGTACATGATCATATCTCTTGTTGTTGTGTGTGATCAGTTTTTTGTCCCTGCATTGAGGGTAATCACAGACAAGTTAGAGATCTCCAACAATGTGGCAGGAGCCACCGTCATGGCTGCTGGAGCTTCTGCTCCTAGATTCTTTGCCTTGTGTATTGGGGTTCTTCTCATTCACATTCCAGTGGGTGTTGGTGCCATTGTAGGTCCAGCAGTTTACAACATTTTGTTTGTCATTGGAATGTGTGCGTTGTTTTCTCAAGGAGTTCTCCACTTGACCTGCTGGCCAGTTTTCAGAGACATATCCTTCTACATATTTgacttcatcctcctcatcatcttcttcttggATGATGTCATAATGTGGTGGGAGAGCATGATTCTAGTGGCCAGCTACACTCTCTATATGATTTTTATGAAGTTTGATGTGCAAATAGAACAGGCCTTCAAGTCCCAActgcacaaacacagaaacgTTGTCAAAGTTATTTCTGTGGAGGAACCTGAAAAG GATGATCTGCCTGCAGGAGAAGATGGATCAGGAGATGCTCAGGATAATAAAGAGGATAGCAAGAAAGACTTGGATGACTCCAATCAAATTGAAGGTAATAATGAGTCAAGTGAAGACAGAGAGGATGCACCTCTGTCTTTAAAGTGGCCTGACACACCATGCAGACGAGCCTGGTACCTCCTCCTATTGCCCATAGTCGTCCCTCTGCACCTGACACTTCCTGATGTTCGTAAACAG AAATCCAGAAAGTTCTTTATGATCACTTTCCTGGGATCTATTCTGTGGATTGCTGTCTACTCTTACTTCATAATATGGTGGAGCCATCAG GTAGGTGAGACTTTTTCCATCCCAGACGGCCTTATGACCATCGTGGTTGCAGTGATCTCCAGTCCAGTCCTCATTACCGGTATCATTGTGGCCCGTAAAGGCCTGGGGGACATGGCTGTGTCCAGCTCTGTGGGCTGTAACATCTTTGACATCACTGTGGG TCTGCCAGTTCCATGGCTTCTGTATTCGGCGATCCATGGTTTGGCTTCGGTGGTGGTCAGCAGTAACGGGCTCATCTGTGCAACTGTGCTTCTTTTCCTCCCACTCTTCTTCGTCATCATCTCCACTGCGTCCTGTAAATGGAAGATAAATAAAGTCCTGGCTTTCACCATGTTGCTGCTGTACTTTATCTTCCTGGTACTTAGTGTGATGCTGAAGAATCGCATCATCGTCTGTCCTGTTTCCATCTGA
- the LOC115420668 gene encoding sodium/potassium/calcium exchanger 1-like isoform X3: MKMHCTRRKRLQLSRVLFLLSGVFLCTLYQLTISARLYEPLPMPQIGDEFGEGSTEVEEATVDTPGLEEPLTATHELEPTDQTTREMHLVHHPETTTGFKTSTTTESSPSPSPLPSSSPSPAPAPTTNRTIVHCIYVAPVPPKETPTPVPPPVPPPTPAYPSEAPHVKGEYPEDLFTIEDRRRGWVILHIIGMMYMFVALAIVCDEFFVPALGVITDKLAISDDVAGATFMAAGGSAPELFTSLIGVFIAHSNVGIGTIVGSAVFNILFVIGMCAISSREVLHLTWWPLFRDVSFYIFDLILLIIFFLDNVIMWWESVMLVAGYTLYVTFMKFNVQIEKIFKAQLHKHKNIVKVIAVEEPEKTNEDAEDNAPPVPEDKNRLKLKPALQRGGSSASLHNSTMRSTLFQLMIHTLDPIGDDGGSKSEPSKEPEAPPPADTEKKEQPEDKKVLLTHVLVVLKKPRSQSLIPVYDDVPAGEDGPGGSGEESDGDEEDSDEDSDDDSDDDSDESSEEEEEEQQQQQEKEKEEEEVEEEEEEKEEPLSLEWPDTKRKQASYLFMLPIVFPLWLTVPDVRNQKSKKFFVLTFLGSIVWIAVFSYLMVWWAHQVGETIGISEEIMGLTILAAGTSIPDLITSVIVARKGLGDMAVSSSVGSNIFDITVGLPVPWLMFSAIHGMAPVAVSSNGLFCAIVLLFLMLLFVIISIALCKWKMNKILGFTMFLLYFIFLVLSVMLEDRIIVCPVSI, from the exons ATGAAAATGCATTGTACAAGAAGGAAGCGACTGCAGCTGAGTCGTGTTCTGTTTCTCCTCTCTGGGGTTTTTCTTTGTACCCTATACCAGCTGACCATCAGTGCCAGACTGTATGAGCCTTTGCCAATGCCTCAGATTGGAGATGAATTTGGCGAAGGTTCAACAGAGGTTGAAGAGGCAACAGTCGACACTCCAGGGCTGGAGGAACCCCTCACTGCAACACACGAACTGGAGCCCACAGACCAAACAACACGAGAAATGCACTTGGTACATCATCCAGAAACCACTACAGGTTTTAAAACTTCCACAACAACTGAGTcttcaccatcaccatcaccattaccatcatcatcaccatccccAGCACCAGCACCAACCACAAACCGGACTATTGTACATTGCATCTATGTGGCCCCAGTACCTCCAAAGGAGACTCCCACACCAGTTCCTCCTCCTGTACCTCCTCCCACTCCAGCTTATCCAAGTGAAGCCCCACATGTGAAGGGTGAATACCCCGAAGATCTGTTTACTATTGAAGACCGCAGAAGAGGCTGGGTCATCCTCCACATCATTGGGATGATGTACATGTTTGTAGCACTTGCCATTGTGTGCGATGAGTTTTTTGTTCCTGCGTTAGGGGTAATCACAGACAAGCTGGCCATCTCTGACGATGTAGCAGGAGCTACCTTCATGGCTGCTGGAGGTTCCGCTCCTGAACTGTTCACCTCCTTGATTGGAGTCTTTATTGCCCACAGCAATGTTGGTATTGGCACCATTGTAGGGTCAGCAGTATTCAACATTTTATTTGTGATTGGAATGTGTGCGATATCTTCTCGAGAGGTTCTCCACCTGACCTGGTGGCCACTTTTCAGAGACGTATCCTTCTACATATTTGACCTCATCCTCCTCATTATCTTTTTCTTGGATAATGTCATAATGTGGTGGGAGAGCGTGATGTTAGTGGCTGGTTACACTCTCTATGTGACTTTCATGAAGTTCAATGTGCAAATAGAAAAGATCTTCAAGGCCCAACTCCATAAACATAAGAACATTGTCAAAGTTATTGCTGTGGAGGAACCAGAAAAG ACAAATGAAGATGCTGAAGATAATGCCCCTCCTGTTCCAGAGGACAAGAATcgattaaag CTGAAGCCAGCTCTCCAGCGAGGGGGAAGTTCAGCGTCTTTGCACAACAGTACCATGAGAAGCACCCTCTTCCAACTTATGATCCACACGTTAGACCCTATAGGAGACG ATGGTGGAAGTAAATCTGAGCCCAGCAAAGAGCCAGAGGCTCCACCACCTGCAGATACAGAGAAAAAGGAGCAGCCAGAGGACAAGAAGGTACTCCTCACCCATGTCCTGGTGGTTTTGAAAAAGCCCAGAAGTCAGTCTTTGATACCTGTCTAT GATGACGTGCCTGCAGGGGAGGATGGACCCGGAGGTTCAGGAGAAGAGTCAGACGGTGATGAGGAGGACAGCGACGAAGACAGCGATGATGACAGTGATGACGACAGTGACGAGTCcagtgaagaggaagaggaggagcagcagcagcagcaggaaaaggagaaggaagaggaggaggtggaggaggaggaggaggagaaagaagagccTCTGTCTTTAGAGTGGCCAGACACAAAACGTAAACAAGCCAGCTACCTCTTCATGCTGCCCATAGTCTTCCCTCTGTGGCTGACGGTTCCTGATGTTCGCAACCAG AAATCAAAGAAATTCTTCGTGTTAACCTTCTTGGGCTCTATTGTGTGGATCGCTGTCTTCTCCTACCTCATGGTGTGGTGGGCCCATCAG GTGGGTGAAACCATTGGCATCTCAGAGGAGATTATGGGTCTGACGATCCTGGCTGCAGGGACATCCATCCCTGACCTCATTACCAGTGTGATCGTGGCGCGTAAAGGCCTGGGGGACATGGCCGTGTCCAGCTCTGTGGGCAGTAACATCTTCGACATCACTGTGGG TCTACCGGTGCCATGGCTCATGTTCTCGGCCATCCACGGTATGGCTCCGGTGGCTGTCAGCAGCAACGGGCTCTTCTGTGCCATTGTGCTGCTTTTCCTCATGCTCCTCTTCGTCATCATCTCCATTGCATTATGCAAGTGGAAGATGAATAAAATCCTGGGTTTCACCATGTTCCTGCTCTACTTTATCTTCCTGGTGCTTAGTGTGATGCTGGAGGATCGCATCATCGTCTGCCCTGTTTCCATCTGA
- the LOC115420668 gene encoding sodium/potassium/calcium exchanger 1-like isoform X4: protein MKMHCTRRKRLQLSRVLFLLSGVFLCTLYQLTISARLYEPLPMPQIGDEFGEGSTEVEEATVDTPGLEEPLTATHELEPTDQTTREMHLVHHPETTTGFKTSTTTESSPSPSPLPSSSPSPAPAPTTNRTIVHCIYVAPVPPKETPTPVPPPVPPPTPAYPSEAPHVKGEYPEDLFTIEDRRRGWVILHIIGMMYMFVALAIVCDEFFVPALGVITDKLAISDDVAGATFMAAGGSAPELFTSLIGVFIAHSNVGIGTIVGSAVFNILFVIGMCAISSREVLHLTWWPLFRDVSFYIFDLILLIIFFLDNVIMWWESVMLVAGYTLYVTFMKFNVQIEKIFKAQLHKHKNIVKVIAVEEPEKTNEDAEDNAPPVPEDKNRLKLKPALQRGGSSASLHNSTMRSTLFQLMIHTLDPIGDDGGSKSEPSKEPEAPPPADTEKKEQPEDKKDDVPAGEDGPGGSGEESDGDEEDSDEDSDDDSDDDSDESSEEEEEEQQQQQEKEKEEEEVEEEEEEKEEPLSLEWPDTKRKQASYLFMLPIVFPLWLTVPDVRNQKSKKFFVLTFLGSIVWIAVFSYLMVWWAHQVGETIGISEEIMGLTILAAGTSIPDLITSVIVARKGLGDMAVSSSVGSNIFDITVGLPVPWLMFSAIHGMAPVAVSSNGLFCAIVLLFLMLLFVIISIALCKWKMNKILGFTMFLLYFIFLVLSVMLEDRIIVCPVSI from the exons ATGAAAATGCATTGTACAAGAAGGAAGCGACTGCAGCTGAGTCGTGTTCTGTTTCTCCTCTCTGGGGTTTTTCTTTGTACCCTATACCAGCTGACCATCAGTGCCAGACTGTATGAGCCTTTGCCAATGCCTCAGATTGGAGATGAATTTGGCGAAGGTTCAACAGAGGTTGAAGAGGCAACAGTCGACACTCCAGGGCTGGAGGAACCCCTCACTGCAACACACGAACTGGAGCCCACAGACCAAACAACACGAGAAATGCACTTGGTACATCATCCAGAAACCACTACAGGTTTTAAAACTTCCACAACAACTGAGTcttcaccatcaccatcaccattaccatcatcatcaccatccccAGCACCAGCACCAACCACAAACCGGACTATTGTACATTGCATCTATGTGGCCCCAGTACCTCCAAAGGAGACTCCCACACCAGTTCCTCCTCCTGTACCTCCTCCCACTCCAGCTTATCCAAGTGAAGCCCCACATGTGAAGGGTGAATACCCCGAAGATCTGTTTACTATTGAAGACCGCAGAAGAGGCTGGGTCATCCTCCACATCATTGGGATGATGTACATGTTTGTAGCACTTGCCATTGTGTGCGATGAGTTTTTTGTTCCTGCGTTAGGGGTAATCACAGACAAGCTGGCCATCTCTGACGATGTAGCAGGAGCTACCTTCATGGCTGCTGGAGGTTCCGCTCCTGAACTGTTCACCTCCTTGATTGGAGTCTTTATTGCCCACAGCAATGTTGGTATTGGCACCATTGTAGGGTCAGCAGTATTCAACATTTTATTTGTGATTGGAATGTGTGCGATATCTTCTCGAGAGGTTCTCCACCTGACCTGGTGGCCACTTTTCAGAGACGTATCCTTCTACATATTTGACCTCATCCTCCTCATTATCTTTTTCTTGGATAATGTCATAATGTGGTGGGAGAGCGTGATGTTAGTGGCTGGTTACACTCTCTATGTGACTTTCATGAAGTTCAATGTGCAAATAGAAAAGATCTTCAAGGCCCAACTCCATAAACATAAGAACATTGTCAAAGTTATTGCTGTGGAGGAACCAGAAAAG ACAAATGAAGATGCTGAAGATAATGCCCCTCCTGTTCCAGAGGACAAGAATcgattaaag CTGAAGCCAGCTCTCCAGCGAGGGGGAAGTTCAGCGTCTTTGCACAACAGTACCATGAGAAGCACCCTCTTCCAACTTATGATCCACACGTTAGACCCTATAGGAGACG ATGGTGGAAGTAAATCTGAGCCCAGCAAAGAGCCAGAGGCTCCACCACCTGCAGATACAGAGAAAAAGGAGCAGCCAGAGGACAAGAAG GATGACGTGCCTGCAGGGGAGGATGGACCCGGAGGTTCAGGAGAAGAGTCAGACGGTGATGAGGAGGACAGCGACGAAGACAGCGATGATGACAGTGATGACGACAGTGACGAGTCcagtgaagaggaagaggaggagcagcagcagcagcaggaaaaggagaaggaagaggaggaggtggaggaggaggaggaggagaaagaagagccTCTGTCTTTAGAGTGGCCAGACACAAAACGTAAACAAGCCAGCTACCTCTTCATGCTGCCCATAGTCTTCCCTCTGTGGCTGACGGTTCCTGATGTTCGCAACCAG AAATCAAAGAAATTCTTCGTGTTAACCTTCTTGGGCTCTATTGTGTGGATCGCTGTCTTCTCCTACCTCATGGTGTGGTGGGCCCATCAG GTGGGTGAAACCATTGGCATCTCAGAGGAGATTATGGGTCTGACGATCCTGGCTGCAGGGACATCCATCCCTGACCTCATTACCAGTGTGATCGTGGCGCGTAAAGGCCTGGGGGACATGGCCGTGTCCAGCTCTGTGGGCAGTAACATCTTCGACATCACTGTGGG TCTACCGGTGCCATGGCTCATGTTCTCGGCCATCCACGGTATGGCTCCGGTGGCTGTCAGCAGCAACGGGCTCTTCTGTGCCATTGTGCTGCTTTTCCTCATGCTCCTCTTCGTCATCATCTCCATTGCATTATGCAAGTGGAAGATGAATAAAATCCTGGGTTTCACCATGTTCCTGCTCTACTTTATCTTCCTGGTGCTTAGTGTGATGCTGGAGGATCGCATCATCGTCTGCCCTGTTTCCATCTGA
- the LOC115420668 gene encoding sodium/potassium/calcium exchanger 1-like isoform X1 produces MKMHCTRRKRLQLSRVLFLLSGVFLCTLYQLTISARLYEPLPMPQIGDEFGEGSTEVEEATVDTPGLEEPLTATHELEPTDQTTREMHLVHHPETTTGFKTSTTTESSPSPSPLPSSSPSPAPAPTTNRTIVHCIYVAPVPPKETPTPVPPPVPPPTPAYPSEAPHVKGEYPEDLFTIEDRRRGWVILHIIGMMYMFVALAIVCDEFFVPALGVITDKLAISDDVAGATFMAAGGSAPELFTSLIGVFIAHSNVGIGTIVGSAVFNILFVIGMCAISSREVLHLTWWPLFRDVSFYIFDLILLIIFFLDNVIMWWESVMLVAGYTLYVTFMKFNVQIEKIFKAQLHKHKNIVKVIAVEEPEKTNEDAEDNAPPVPEDKNRLKLKPALQRGGSSASLHNSTMRSTLFQLMIHTLDPIGDGKFKDKAESLNNVARRKAESKSQDKSEDGGSKSEPSKEPEAPPPADTEKKEQPEDKKVLLTHVLVVLKKPRSQSLIPVYDDVPAGEDGPGGSGEESDGDEEDSDEDSDDDSDDDSDESSEEEEEEQQQQQEKEKEEEEVEEEEEEKEEPLSLEWPDTKRKQASYLFMLPIVFPLWLTVPDVRNQKSKKFFVLTFLGSIVWIAVFSYLMVWWAHQVGETIGISEEIMGLTILAAGTSIPDLITSVIVARKGLGDMAVSSSVGSNIFDITVGLPVPWLMFSAIHGMAPVAVSSNGLFCAIVLLFLMLLFVIISIALCKWKMNKILGFTMFLLYFIFLVLSVMLEDRIIVCPVSI; encoded by the exons ATGAAAATGCATTGTACAAGAAGGAAGCGACTGCAGCTGAGTCGTGTTCTGTTTCTCCTCTCTGGGGTTTTTCTTTGTACCCTATACCAGCTGACCATCAGTGCCAGACTGTATGAGCCTTTGCCAATGCCTCAGATTGGAGATGAATTTGGCGAAGGTTCAACAGAGGTTGAAGAGGCAACAGTCGACACTCCAGGGCTGGAGGAACCCCTCACTGCAACACACGAACTGGAGCCCACAGACCAAACAACACGAGAAATGCACTTGGTACATCATCCAGAAACCACTACAGGTTTTAAAACTTCCACAACAACTGAGTcttcaccatcaccatcaccattaccatcatcatcaccatccccAGCACCAGCACCAACCACAAACCGGACTATTGTACATTGCATCTATGTGGCCCCAGTACCTCCAAAGGAGACTCCCACACCAGTTCCTCCTCCTGTACCTCCTCCCACTCCAGCTTATCCAAGTGAAGCCCCACATGTGAAGGGTGAATACCCCGAAGATCTGTTTACTATTGAAGACCGCAGAAGAGGCTGGGTCATCCTCCACATCATTGGGATGATGTACATGTTTGTAGCACTTGCCATTGTGTGCGATGAGTTTTTTGTTCCTGCGTTAGGGGTAATCACAGACAAGCTGGCCATCTCTGACGATGTAGCAGGAGCTACCTTCATGGCTGCTGGAGGTTCCGCTCCTGAACTGTTCACCTCCTTGATTGGAGTCTTTATTGCCCACAGCAATGTTGGTATTGGCACCATTGTAGGGTCAGCAGTATTCAACATTTTATTTGTGATTGGAATGTGTGCGATATCTTCTCGAGAGGTTCTCCACCTGACCTGGTGGCCACTTTTCAGAGACGTATCCTTCTACATATTTGACCTCATCCTCCTCATTATCTTTTTCTTGGATAATGTCATAATGTGGTGGGAGAGCGTGATGTTAGTGGCTGGTTACACTCTCTATGTGACTTTCATGAAGTTCAATGTGCAAATAGAAAAGATCTTCAAGGCCCAACTCCATAAACATAAGAACATTGTCAAAGTTATTGCTGTGGAGGAACCAGAAAAG ACAAATGAAGATGCTGAAGATAATGCCCCTCCTGTTCCAGAGGACAAGAATcgattaaag CTGAAGCCAGCTCTCCAGCGAGGGGGAAGTTCAGCGTCTTTGCACAACAGTACCATGAGAAGCACCCTCTTCCAACTTATGATCCACACGTTAGACCCTATAGGAGACG GAAAATTTAAGGATAAAGCCGAGTCTCTAAATAATGTGGCGAGGCGGAAGGCAGAGAGCAAGAGTCAAGACAAAAGTGAAG ATGGTGGAAGTAAATCTGAGCCCAGCAAAGAGCCAGAGGCTCCACCACCTGCAGATACAGAGAAAAAGGAGCAGCCAGAGGACAAGAAGGTACTCCTCACCCATGTCCTGGTGGTTTTGAAAAAGCCCAGAAGTCAGTCTTTGATACCTGTCTAT GATGACGTGCCTGCAGGGGAGGATGGACCCGGAGGTTCAGGAGAAGAGTCAGACGGTGATGAGGAGGACAGCGACGAAGACAGCGATGATGACAGTGATGACGACAGTGACGAGTCcagtgaagaggaagaggaggagcagcagcagcagcaggaaaaggagaaggaagaggaggaggtggaggaggaggaggaggagaaagaagagccTCTGTCTTTAGAGTGGCCAGACACAAAACGTAAACAAGCCAGCTACCTCTTCATGCTGCCCATAGTCTTCCCTCTGTGGCTGACGGTTCCTGATGTTCGCAACCAG AAATCAAAGAAATTCTTCGTGTTAACCTTCTTGGGCTCTATTGTGTGGATCGCTGTCTTCTCCTACCTCATGGTGTGGTGGGCCCATCAG GTGGGTGAAACCATTGGCATCTCAGAGGAGATTATGGGTCTGACGATCCTGGCTGCAGGGACATCCATCCCTGACCTCATTACCAGTGTGATCGTGGCGCGTAAAGGCCTGGGGGACATGGCCGTGTCCAGCTCTGTGGGCAGTAACATCTTCGACATCACTGTGGG TCTACCGGTGCCATGGCTCATGTTCTCGGCCATCCACGGTATGGCTCCGGTGGCTGTCAGCAGCAACGGGCTCTTCTGTGCCATTGTGCTGCTTTTCCTCATGCTCCTCTTCGTCATCATCTCCATTGCATTATGCAAGTGGAAGATGAATAAAATCCTGGGTTTCACCATGTTCCTGCTCTACTTTATCTTCCTGGTGCTTAGTGTGATGCTGGAGGATCGCATCATCGTCTGCCCTGTTTCCATCTGA
- the LOC115420668 gene encoding sodium/potassium/calcium exchanger 1-like isoform X2: MKMHCTRRKRLQLSRVLFLLSGVFLCTLYQLTISARLYEPLPMPQIGDEFGEGSTEVEEATVDTPGLEEPLTATHELEPTDQTTREMHLVHHPETTTGFKTSTTTESSPSPSPLPSSSPSPAPAPTTNRTIVHCIYVAPVPPKETPTPVPPPVPPPTPAYPSEAPHVKGEYPEDLFTIEDRRRGWVILHIIGMMYMFVALAIVCDEFFVPALGVITDKLAISDDVAGATFMAAGGSAPELFTSLIGVFIAHSNVGIGTIVGSAVFNILFVIGMCAISSREVLHLTWWPLFRDVSFYIFDLILLIIFFLDNVIMWWESVMLVAGYTLYVTFMKFNVQIEKIFKAQLHKHKNIVKVIAVEEPEKTNEDAEDNAPPVPEDKNRLKLKPALQRGGSSASLHNSTMRSTLFQLMIHTLDPIGDGKFKDKAESLNNVARRKAESKSQDKSEDGGSKSEPSKEPEAPPPADTEKKEQPEDKKDDVPAGEDGPGGSGEESDGDEEDSDEDSDDDSDDDSDESSEEEEEEQQQQQEKEKEEEEVEEEEEEKEEPLSLEWPDTKRKQASYLFMLPIVFPLWLTVPDVRNQKSKKFFVLTFLGSIVWIAVFSYLMVWWAHQVGETIGISEEIMGLTILAAGTSIPDLITSVIVARKGLGDMAVSSSVGSNIFDITVGLPVPWLMFSAIHGMAPVAVSSNGLFCAIVLLFLMLLFVIISIALCKWKMNKILGFTMFLLYFIFLVLSVMLEDRIIVCPVSI, encoded by the exons ATGAAAATGCATTGTACAAGAAGGAAGCGACTGCAGCTGAGTCGTGTTCTGTTTCTCCTCTCTGGGGTTTTTCTTTGTACCCTATACCAGCTGACCATCAGTGCCAGACTGTATGAGCCTTTGCCAATGCCTCAGATTGGAGATGAATTTGGCGAAGGTTCAACAGAGGTTGAAGAGGCAACAGTCGACACTCCAGGGCTGGAGGAACCCCTCACTGCAACACACGAACTGGAGCCCACAGACCAAACAACACGAGAAATGCACTTGGTACATCATCCAGAAACCACTACAGGTTTTAAAACTTCCACAACAACTGAGTcttcaccatcaccatcaccattaccatcatcatcaccatccccAGCACCAGCACCAACCACAAACCGGACTATTGTACATTGCATCTATGTGGCCCCAGTACCTCCAAAGGAGACTCCCACACCAGTTCCTCCTCCTGTACCTCCTCCCACTCCAGCTTATCCAAGTGAAGCCCCACATGTGAAGGGTGAATACCCCGAAGATCTGTTTACTATTGAAGACCGCAGAAGAGGCTGGGTCATCCTCCACATCATTGGGATGATGTACATGTTTGTAGCACTTGCCATTGTGTGCGATGAGTTTTTTGTTCCTGCGTTAGGGGTAATCACAGACAAGCTGGCCATCTCTGACGATGTAGCAGGAGCTACCTTCATGGCTGCTGGAGGTTCCGCTCCTGAACTGTTCACCTCCTTGATTGGAGTCTTTATTGCCCACAGCAATGTTGGTATTGGCACCATTGTAGGGTCAGCAGTATTCAACATTTTATTTGTGATTGGAATGTGTGCGATATCTTCTCGAGAGGTTCTCCACCTGACCTGGTGGCCACTTTTCAGAGACGTATCCTTCTACATATTTGACCTCATCCTCCTCATTATCTTTTTCTTGGATAATGTCATAATGTGGTGGGAGAGCGTGATGTTAGTGGCTGGTTACACTCTCTATGTGACTTTCATGAAGTTCAATGTGCAAATAGAAAAGATCTTCAAGGCCCAACTCCATAAACATAAGAACATTGTCAAAGTTATTGCTGTGGAGGAACCAGAAAAG ACAAATGAAGATGCTGAAGATAATGCCCCTCCTGTTCCAGAGGACAAGAATcgattaaag CTGAAGCCAGCTCTCCAGCGAGGGGGAAGTTCAGCGTCTTTGCACAACAGTACCATGAGAAGCACCCTCTTCCAACTTATGATCCACACGTTAGACCCTATAGGAGACG GAAAATTTAAGGATAAAGCCGAGTCTCTAAATAATGTGGCGAGGCGGAAGGCAGAGAGCAAGAGTCAAGACAAAAGTGAAG ATGGTGGAAGTAAATCTGAGCCCAGCAAAGAGCCAGAGGCTCCACCACCTGCAGATACAGAGAAAAAGGAGCAGCCAGAGGACAAGAAG GATGACGTGCCTGCAGGGGAGGATGGACCCGGAGGTTCAGGAGAAGAGTCAGACGGTGATGAGGAGGACAGCGACGAAGACAGCGATGATGACAGTGATGACGACAGTGACGAGTCcagtgaagaggaagaggaggagcagcagcagcagcaggaaaaggagaaggaagaggaggaggtggaggaggaggaggaggagaaagaagagccTCTGTCTTTAGAGTGGCCAGACACAAAACGTAAACAAGCCAGCTACCTCTTCATGCTGCCCATAGTCTTCCCTCTGTGGCTGACGGTTCCTGATGTTCGCAACCAG AAATCAAAGAAATTCTTCGTGTTAACCTTCTTGGGCTCTATTGTGTGGATCGCTGTCTTCTCCTACCTCATGGTGTGGTGGGCCCATCAG GTGGGTGAAACCATTGGCATCTCAGAGGAGATTATGGGTCTGACGATCCTGGCTGCAGGGACATCCATCCCTGACCTCATTACCAGTGTGATCGTGGCGCGTAAAGGCCTGGGGGACATGGCCGTGTCCAGCTCTGTGGGCAGTAACATCTTCGACATCACTGTGGG TCTACCGGTGCCATGGCTCATGTTCTCGGCCATCCACGGTATGGCTCCGGTGGCTGTCAGCAGCAACGGGCTCTTCTGTGCCATTGTGCTGCTTTTCCTCATGCTCCTCTTCGTCATCATCTCCATTGCATTATGCAAGTGGAAGATGAATAAAATCCTGGGTTTCACCATGTTCCTGCTCTACTTTATCTTCCTGGTGCTTAGTGTGATGCTGGAGGATCGCATCATCGTCTGCCCTGTTTCCATCTGA